GATTCAGTCGGCTGCGGGCGGGTCGTCGGGGAGGTCGCCGTCGCGCAAGCGGTGGCCGGCCTGTCGCAGCACCCGCAACTGCTGCCGGAAGTTGCGGCACCCGGCGCACAACGGCAGGTGCGCGTGCACGGCCAGCCATTCGTTCGGGCTCAGCGGCCGGTCCAACGCGTCGGACAGCAGCTTCGAGACGGTCTTACAGTTGGCCATGGTCGTCGTCTCCCGAGAAGCCCTTTTCGGCCAGACAGGTACGCAGCCTGAGCCGCGCCCGGTACAGCAGCACGCTGCCGTGGTTGGCGCTGATGTCGAACTCGGCGCAGAGCTCGCCCATCTCCAGCCCGAGAAACTCGCGCGCCATGAAGACCCGGCCGTACTGTTCGGGCAGATGCTCGAGGCAGGCCTCGAACAGCCGCCAGAACTGCCGCTGCGCCAGCAGGGTCTGCGGATCGGGCCACGCCTGCGGCCTGAGCGGTTTGTCCCAGTGGCCGCCGGCATCGAACAGCAGCAGGTCGAGTGCCGCGTCGTCGGCATCCAGATCGGCCAGGTTCACGAGCCTGCGCCGCTGCCGCAGCACGTCGATGATCTTGTGCCGCAGGATGCCGAACACCCAGGTCTTGTGCGCCGACTGGCCGGCAAACTCGCCGGCCTGCAGCCACGCAGCCGCCAGCGCCTCCTGCACCGCATCCTCGGCCGCCGCGTTGTCGCGCAACTGCAGCCGTGCAAAGCGGAGCAGGTCGCGCCGCAAACCGGCAAGGTAGCTGCGGTCGGCCCAGTCACTGCACTGATTCAAGAGCATGCCCCGTATCGAACCGGATTCAGGCCCGGTCACGCTGCCAGAACCGGTCGAGCGACCAGGGGCCGCAGCCGTGGATCAGCAGGTAGCCGAGCAGCACGCCCCACAGCACGTGGTCCTTGAGCGCGACCGCCTCCAGCCCCGGATACGATATCACCGCCATCGCGTTGACGACGAACAGCCCGGCCGCGGCGAAGCGGCCGAACAGCCCGAGCACCAGCAGCACCGGCAGTACGAGTTCGCCGGCGGTCGCCAGCGGTGCGGCAACCGCCGGCGCCAGCAGCGGCACCTGGTACTCCTCGGTGAACAGCAGCAGCGTCGTGTCCCAGTCGCGGAGCTTGGTCAGCCCGGACAGGAAGAACGCCTTCGCGACATAGAACCGCGCCGCCAGCGCGAACAGCGGTGCCAGCCTCGCGATCAGTACCTCGCTCCGGCAGTAACAACGCCCAAGCTTGCCCAGCCAGTCCATCAGGCCATCTCCTTGAAATCGCAAATCAGTCCCTGCCCGAACAGCCACGCCAGCTGCGGCTCCGGCTCGCCTTGGGCTCCGGCCAGCGCCTCGCCGACGCTGGCCCCTGCCTGCAGCACCGCCAGCCAGCCGGCCGCATCGCCGTCGATGCGGCGCCAGCCGTCGCGCCAGACCAGCACCGCCTGGCCACCGGCGCCGAGGTCGGCCGGCGCGCCGCCATCATGCATGGCCGCGATGTCGGCGATCGGCCAGCGTGCCGAGGCGACCAGCGACAGCGCCGGATCGAAAACCAGCGTGCACCGGGCGAAGCGATCGGTATCGAGCGCCGCCAGCCGCGCCGGATCGAGCGGCGCGGCATCGGGCGCATACCAGGCGCGGTGGCGCGCCCAGTCGAGCCGGGCAACATCGGCCAGATACGGCAGCGCCCGCGCCGGCGCGAAGCCGTCGAGAAAACCGGCCAGCGCCGCGCCGTCGTCGTGCAGGTTTGCCGACGCGGCCGGCACCGCGATCACGTAGGCACGCGCCATCGCGCGGAACCAGTCGCGGCCGACCAGCGCCGACACGGTCGGGAAGGCGGACTCGAGCGCGTCGATCCGGTTCAGCCGGACGTTGTTGCGGTAGACGGCCAGGTTGGCCCGCGTCGCGGCGGCGATGCACGGCGGTGCATCCGCATCGTCGGCCAGCGCCGCGGCAAAGGCGGCAAGCGTATCGGCGTAACTCAGCATGCCGGCGCCTCGCACGCGGCATCGACACGCAGCACCAGCCGCCGGTATTCGGCCAGCAGTTCGGCCAGCGGCGGCAGCCGGCTGTCGCGCTCGAGCAGCACCGGCTGCGGCCCGAAGCGCGCCAGCGCCGCGTCGAGCAGGGCCCACACCGCGTCGCAGACCGCCGCGCCGTGGGTGTCGATCGCCACACCGTCGCAGACCTCGAAGCCGGCGACATGGATTTCACCGACGCAATCCGAAGGCAGGGCGGCGATTTCGGCGAGCGGATCGGCGCCGAGGTTGAGCGCATTCACGTACAGGTTGTTGACGTCGAGCAGCACGCCGCAGCCGGTGCGCACGACCAGCGCCGCGAGCAGCTCGGCCTCGCCGCAGCTTTCGCCGTCGAAGGCGACATAGCGCGAGACGTTCTCGATCAGGATGCGCCGGCCCAGCGCGGTCTGGACCGCGTCGATGCGCTCGGCCAGCAGCTCGAGCGCCCCGGCGATCCGCGGCACCGGCAGCAGGTCGTTGAAAAAGCGCCCGGGCACGCGGTTCCAGCACAGGTGCTCGGAAACCAGCACCGGCTCGATCCGCCCGACCAGCGCCTTGAGCTGCGCCAGATGCACCGGGTCGAGCGGCGCGGCGCTGCCGAGACCGAGGCCCACGCCGTGCAGGCTGACCGGATAGTCGGCGCGCACCGCCTCGAGCTGGGCGACGGCCCGGCCGCCGCCGAAATAGTTTTCGCTGTGCACTTCCCACCAGCCGACGTCGGGGCGCTGCGCCAGCACGTCGGCGACGTGCGGCGAACGCAGGCCGAGGCCGGCGCAAGAAGGCGAGGGAATCTGAAGGAACGGGTTCATCGTCTTTGCGTGGCGGGCCGCACGCGCGGCCCGCCGCCCGGCTTTACATGGGCTTCATCGAGCCGCCCAGCTTGGCGCAGGTCCCCGCCGGGACGTACTTCCATTCACCGGCATCCATGTCCTTGCTCGCCTGACCGGCACACGAATGATTGTTGCCCTTGCAATCGTTCTGCCCCGCCTTGGCGACGCCGTAACACTTCTCCTTCTCGGCGGCGAGCGCCGGCGCCGACAGCGTTGCCCCGAGCACGGCGGCGAACGCCGATGCGAGCAGCAGTTGCTTCTTTTCCATGGTGATCTCCAAACAAGTCGATGGATGGGAGCCGCAAACCGGCCCTCACCCACCAGAGTCGGACAGCGACGGTCGATATGACAGCGACGGCGCAAGAAAACCGGCCACCGTCCGTCCGAACGGTCGAAACGGTCGGCCCCCGTAAGAAATAGATCGCTTCGGACCACCGAACGATGACGACGCAAGAAGGCCACAGCGACAGCAGGCACGCCCCTTCCGGCCCGGCGTTGCGGCTACAATGGGAGGCCGAATCCGCAAGTTTTCCCATGGCCAACTCCGACCTGCTCGCCCGCAGCCTTGCTGCCGTGTGGCACCCGTGCACCCAGATGAAGCGCCATGAGGCGCTGCCGCTGATTCCGATCACGCGCGGCGACGGCGCGTGGCTGGTCGATGCCGACGGCCGTCGCTACCTCGACGCGGTGTCGAGCTGGTGGGTCAACCTGTTCGGCCATGGCGAGCCGCGCATCAAGGCGGCGATCAAGGCCCAGCTCGACGAGCTCGAGCACGTGATGCTCGCCGGCTTCACCCACGAACCGGTGGTCAGGCTGTCCGAGCGCCTCGGTGCGCTGACCGGCCTCGGCCACGCGTTCTACGGCTCCGACGGCGCATCGGCGGTCGAGATCGCACTGAAAATGGCCGCGCACTACTGGCGCAACGTCGGCCATCCGGCCAAGCACCGCTTCGTCTACCTCGAAGGCAGCTACCACGGCGAGACCGCCGGCGCGCTGGCAGTCACCGACGTGCCGGTGTTCCGCGATGCGTACGCGCCGCTGATCGGCCAGCACTTCGTCGCCCCCAGCCCCGATCCGCGCCGCGCGCTGCCCGGCGAATCCGCCGACGACGTTGCCGACCGCGCCGCCAGCCGGCTCGATCACCTGCTGGCGCGCCATCACGGCGAGATCGCCGCGCTGATCATCGAGCCGCTGGTCCAGGGCGCCGCCGGCATGGCGATGCATTCGCCGCGCTACCTGCAACTGGTGCGCGCCGCGTGCGATCGTCACCAGGTATTGCTGATCGCCGACGAGATCGCCGTCGGCTTCGGCCGCAGCGGCACGATGTTCGCCAGCCAGGGCGCCGGCATCCAGCCGGACCTGATCTGCCTGTCCAAGGGCATTACCGGCGGTTTCCTGCCGCTGGCGTGCGTGCTGTCCAGCGACGCGCTCTACCGCGCCTTCTACCACGACGACGTCTCGCGCGGCTTCCTGCACTCGCACTCGTACACCGGCAACCCGCTCGCCTGCGCCGCCGCCAACGCGGTACTCGACATCTTCGAATCCGACGACGTCATCAATGCCAACCGCGCCAGGGCCGAACGCTGGGATCCGCTGTTCGACCCGCTGCGCGCGCATCCGAACGTCGTCCACTTCCGCCGCACCGGCATGATCTGGGCATTCGACGTCCGGGGCGCCGGCGACGGTTTCGCCCAGCGCTACTTCGCCGCCGCACTCGAGCAGGGCCTGCTGGTCAGGCCGATCGGCGACACCGTCTACTTCATGCCGCCCTATGTGCTAAGCGACGATGAAGCCCGGCTGCTCACCGACGGCGCGCTGGCGGCGCTCGACGCCGCACTCGCCACCGCCGGCCATACCCAGGATCTGCCACTCGCCTGACCATGCTGACGCTCGCCCTCCCCGACTTCGACCCCCGCCTCGACGCCATCGTCGAGCGCAACCCGGCCAGCCTTCGCGACTGGCTGATCCGCTTGCCGATGTCGCAGGTGCTCGACGCCGGCCGGCAGGTGCTCGACGCGCTCGCCAGCTGCAACCGCGTCCGGATCGCGCCGGACGAGCGCTATGCGCTGCTCGAACAGTACCGGACGACGCTCGACCTGCTCGCCGGCGGCTTCGAGACGCTGTACCGCGTGCCGGGGCTGCCGCTCGGCGAACGCGCCCGGCAGGCGGCGCAACTGGCCCGCACGCTGTGGCAGGAGCTCGCGCTCGGCTACAAGCGCACGCTGATCGACCGGCTGGAAAAACGCAGCCTGTTCGGCGGCAACCGCACCGCCGTGCTGGCGATCCAGCAGGCGCTGCATGCGCACTACCGGCTGCTGCTGCTGTGCAGCCGCATCCATATGTCGGTGCCGGGCGGTTTCTGGCTCGAGACACACCGGCTGTTCCGCTACGCGGGCGAGAACAAGCTGCTCGACGACGGCAGGGACGAAGGCATGCCGGCCGGCAACCTCAGCTACAAGCGCATGCTGCTGCTGACACTGGCCGACCCGCTGCGCTACGCGCAGGACGAGCTCGACAAGGTGATCGAGCTGGTCGAAAGCTACGCGCCGCTGATCCACTTCCAGTCGCCGTCCAAACTCGCCGCCGCCGCCGGCTTCTTCCTGATCCGGCTCGACCGCGACGAGCCGCCGCGCTACGTCGGCGCACGCAACACCGACGGCGTCGGCAACGCCGCGCTGCTGGTCGACACGATCGAGCTCGGCAAGAAGCTGCACCGCGCGCTGCACGCGCTCGAAGCCAAGGCGCCGCTGGCGCACGACCGCGCCAAGGTCAGGATGTGGATGGAGCTGCTGCGCCGCGTCAACCGGCAGTGGAGCATTGCGCCAAAACGGCTGTTCCAGCGCATCCAGACCGATGCGCGGATCGAGCTCTGCCTCGGCCTGGCCGCCAGCGTGCACAGCACCGGTGCCGGCTGGGCCGGTGCAGCCGAACCGCCACGGAGCCAGTGGCAGGTGATCAACGAGAGCCCCGGCGGCTACGCGGTGCGCGGCGACGCCACCCTGGCGCCGGAACTGGCGCGCCCCGGCGAAATCGTCGCGCTGCGGGTACTCGGCGACGCGCAGTGGATGGTCGCGTCGGTACGCTGGCTGCAGCAGCACGACGACGGCCGCGTCGACATGGGGCTGCAGGTGATGAGTGCGCAGCCGACGCCAGCCATGGTCCGCGCCGCCGGCCCGCACGACGCCGCGGCGCTGCCGGCGCTGCTGATTCCCGAAATCGCCGTACTCAAGCAGGCCGCGCAGCTCGCCGCATCGAAAGGCACGTACGCGCCGCTGCGCGAGCTTGCCGTCGATACGCCGGACGGCACGCTTCGGCTGCGCGCGACCAAGCTGGTCGAGCAGCAGATGGGCTACGACCTGTTCGAGTACCAGCCGGGCTAGGACCCGTCTTCGTCGTCCTCGGCGCGGCGCGCGCGCGGGTGCGCCAGCTTGTAGCTTTCCTGCAGGTGGACGAAATCGAGGTGGGTATAGACCTGCGTCGTCGTCAGGTTGGCGTGGCCGAGGAATTCCTGCACCGCGCGCAGGTCGTGGCTGCCCTGCAGCAGGTGGCTGGCGACGCTGTGGCGCAGCTTGTGCGGATAGAGCCGTTCGGTCAGGCCGAGCTTCAACTGCCAGTGGCGCAGCCGGTATTCGACCGCGCGCGTCGTCATCGCCGTGCCGCGGGCGCTGACGAACAGCGTCTCGACACCGGCGGCGGCCAGTTGCGGCCTGAGCAGCAGCCAGCGACGGATTGCCTCGATCGCGACCGCACCGACCGGCACCTCGCGGATCTTGCCGCCCTTGCCGAACACGCGGACGAAGCCGGCGACGTAGTCGATCGCGTTCATGGGCAGCGATGCCAGCTCGGCCACGCGCAGCCCCGACGAGTACAGCAGCTCGACGATCGCCCGGTCGCGGCAGTCGAGCGGCGCCGCGTCGTCGATGCCGTCGATCAGCGTGTTGACCTCGCCGGCATCGAACGCCGCCGGCAGCGGCTTGCCGGCCTTGGGCGCGCGCACCGTTGCGAACGGATTGGCCGGCCAGCCGCGGTCGCGCATCATCACCCGGTAGAACGTCCGCCACGCCGACAGCATCCGCGCGATGCTGCGGCTGGACAGCTGCCGGCTGACGAGAATGCGGACGAAACCGCGCCCGGCCTTGGCATTCAGCGTGCGCAGGTCGGACTCGCCGGCGAGTTCGCCGAGCACGGCAAGGTCGCGCCGGTAGGCCGAGCGCGTCAGCGTACCGGCGGCCTCGGCGGCCAGCGCGGTATCGAAATGGTCGAAGTCGCCTTGGTGCCGCGACTCAGGCGCCGGCTTCGACATTCAGCGGTGCATGCCGGACCAGTGCGGCGGCGGCCAGCTCGGCCAGGCGGCCGAGGTAGAGCGTCCCCATGTCCGGGTAAAAACGGCCGGCATCGTCGCTCGCCAGCGCCATCACGCCGATGGTCCGCCCGTCCGCCCGCAACGCGAACAGCCCGAACGACGCCAGCCCGGCACCGCGCTCGCCGAACCACGCCCGCACCTCGTCGCTCAGATGCGCACCGCAATACGGCGACACCAGTTGCTCGGACAAGTGCTGCGCCGCCTCGCCGGCCGGCGCCAGCTCGGGCAGCTCGTCGTCGGCAGCGATGCCCCACAAGCGCAGCGCCACGTCGGCCAGGCCGAATTCGTCGGCAAGCGAAGCCCGCAGCGCACCGATCGTGTCGGCAAGCGTGCCAGCCTGCAGCAGCGCCAGCGTCAGCCGGTGCAGCCGCTCGCTTGTGACGTCGTTCTCCTCGCCGAACTGCAGCAGCGCGCCCATGCGCGACTCGAGCTTGCGCGTCCGGTCGCGCAGCGTTTCCAGCTGCCGTTCCGCCAGCGACACGGCCTGGCCGTGGTGGTGGTGCGGCACGTAGATTTGCGCGATTTCGTCGGCAAATTCATCGAAAAACGCCGGATTGACCTGCAGCCAGGCGACGATCTCGTGCGGTTGCATCGGAAGTCCTCGTATCGGTAAGCGGTTAAGAGCGGCGTATGCCCCGAGGGCACTTCCTGTCGGGCGCAATGTAACGGTACTGGCAAGGCGAAATGCGGGCAGCACGCGAGCGCAACGCCACCAGCAGGATAGCGGTTCTAAAGGTTGATCACGCCGTCGAACACGGTCACGGCCGGGCCGGTCATCAGCACCGGCCGGCCCTCACCGGCCCATGCAATCGTCAGGTCGCCGCCGCGCGTATGCACCAGCACGCGCGTGTCGAGCAGGCCGCGACGGATGCCGGCGACGACCGCCGCGCACGCGCCGGTGCCGCAGGCCAGCGTCTCGCCGGCGCCGCGTTCGTGGACGCGCAGCGCGATCTCGTCGCGGGCAAGCACCTGCATGAAGCCGGCGTTGACGCGGGCCGGAAAGCGCGGATGGTTCTCGATCGCGGCGCCGAGCCGCTCGACCGCACCGCCGTTGACGTCGTCGACAAGCTGCACCGCGTGCGGATTGCCCATCGACACGACGGTGACGTCGACGATTTCGCCGGCAACCTCGAGCGTGTGGATCACCGCGTCAGCATCGGCTTCAAACGGTATCTCGGCCGGACTGAAGCGCGGCGCGCCCATGTCGACGGTGACGTCGCCACCGGCTTCGAGCCGCGGGTAGATCACGCCGCGCGCGGTTTCGACGGCGATCTCGCGCTTGTCGGTCAGCCCCTGGTCGACGACGAAGCGGGCAAAGCAGCGCGCGCCGTTGCCGCACTGCTCTACCTCGCTGCCGTCGGCGTTGAAGATCCGGTAGCAAAAATCGATGCCGGGCTGCGTCGGCGCCTCGACCAGCAAGAGCTGGTCGAAACCGACGCCGAAGTGGCGATCGCCGAGCCGGCGCAGCGTTGCGGCGTCGAGGTCGACGTTCTGGCGCACGCCGTCGACCACGACGAAGTCGTTGCCGAGACCCTGCATTTTGGTGAAGCGGAGTTGCGTCATGGTATCTCTGGGGTGGATTCAGCCGAGCAGCCGGGCGTGCTCGACCATCAGGCAGCGGTCCATCACGACGAACAGCCCGGCGTCGCGTGCGCGCGCAGCTGCCTCTTCGTTGATGATACCCGACTGGATCCATACGCCGCGCGCGCCGTTGGCGATCGCCGCGTCGACGACGGCGCCGACTTCCTCGGCGCGGCGGAACACGTCGACGAGGTCGACGCTGCCGGGCACGTCGGCCAGCGTCGGGTAGGCGGTTTCGCCGAGCACGTCGTTGACGCCGGGCCGTACCGGCACGATGGTGAACCCTTCGGCCTGCAGGTAGTACGAGACCCGAAAGCTCGGCCGGTCCTGCTTCGGCGACAGGCCGACAACGGCGATGCGCCTGACGCCGGCGAGAAAGCTGCGGACTTCGTCGTCATTCGGATTGCGGAACATCATCGTTCTCCTTGCTGCGCTCGAGGCCGCGCCACAGCCCCGGATGCTCGCGGTTGGGCAGGTCGAGGTAATAGCCCTGCAC
This window of the Jeongeupia sp. USM3 genome carries:
- a CDS encoding DNA-binding domain-containing protein; the encoded protein is MLSYADTLAAFAAALADDADAPPCIAAATRANLAVYRNNVRLNRIDALESAFPTVSALVGRDWFRAMARAYVIAVPAASANLHDDGAALAGFLDGFAPARALPYLADVARLDWARHRAWYAPDAAPLDPARLAALDTDRFARCTLVFDPALSLVASARWPIADIAAMHDGGAPADLGAGGQAVLVWRDGWRRIDGDAAGWLAVLQAGASVGEALAGAQGEPEPQLAWLFGQGLICDFKEMA
- a CDS encoding DUF484 family protein, with amino-acid sequence MQPHEIVAWLQVNPAFFDEFADEIAQIYVPHHHHGQAVSLAERQLETLRDRTRKLESRMGALLQFGEENDVTSERLHRLTLALLQAGTLADTIGALRASLADEFGLADVALRLWGIAADDELPELAPAGEAAQHLSEQLVSPYCGAHLSDEVRAWFGERGAGLASFGLFALRADGRTIGVMALASDDAGRFYPDMGTLYLGRLAELAAAALVRHAPLNVEAGA
- a CDS encoding zf-HC2 domain-containing protein; its protein translation is MANCKTVSKLLSDALDRPLSPNEWLAVHAHLPLCAGCRNFRQQLRVLRQAGHRLRDGDLPDDPPAAD
- a CDS encoding DUF2282 domain-containing protein: MEKKQLLLASAFAAVLGATLSAPALAAEKEKCYGVAKAGQNDCKGNNHSCAGQASKDMDAGEWKYVPAGTCAKLGGSMKPM
- a CDS encoding tyrosine recombinase XerC — translated: MSKPAPESRHQGDFDHFDTALAAEAAGTLTRSAYRRDLAVLGELAGESDLRTLNAKAGRGFVRILVSRQLSSRSIARMLSAWRTFYRVMMRDRGWPANPFATVRAPKAGKPLPAAFDAGEVNTLIDGIDDAAPLDCRDRAIVELLYSSGLRVAELASLPMNAIDYVAGFVRVFGKGGKIREVPVGAVAIEAIRRWLLLRPQLAAAGVETLFVSARGTAMTTRAVEYRLRHWQLKLGLTERLYPHKLRHSVASHLLQGSHDLRAVQEFLGHANLTTTQVYTHLDFVHLQESYKLAHPRARRAEDDEDGS
- a CDS encoding DUF692 domain-containing protein; amino-acid sequence: MNPFLQIPSPSCAGLGLRSPHVADVLAQRPDVGWWEVHSENYFGGGRAVAQLEAVRADYPVSLHGVGLGLGSAAPLDPVHLAQLKALVGRIEPVLVSEHLCWNRVPGRFFNDLLPVPRIAGALELLAERIDAVQTALGRRILIENVSRYVAFDGESCGEAELLAALVVRTGCGVLLDVNNLYVNALNLGADPLAEIAALPSDCVGEIHVAGFEVCDGVAIDTHGAAVCDAVWALLDAALARFGPQPVLLERDSRLPPLAELLAEYRRLVLRVDAACEAPAC
- the dapF gene encoding diaminopimelate epimerase produces the protein MTQLRFTKMQGLGNDFVVVDGVRQNVDLDAATLRRLGDRHFGVGFDQLLLVEAPTQPGIDFCYRIFNADGSEVEQCGNGARCFARFVVDQGLTDKREIAVETARGVIYPRLEAGGDVTVDMGAPRFSPAEIPFEADADAVIHTLEVAGEIVDVTVVSMGNPHAVQLVDDVNGGAVERLGAAIENHPRFPARVNAGFMQVLARDEIALRVHERGAGETLACGTGACAAVVAGIRRGLLDTRVLVHTRGGDLTIAWAGEGRPVLMTGPAVTVFDGVINL
- a CDS encoding CoA-binding protein, with product MFRNPNDDEVRSFLAGVRRIAVVGLSPKQDRPSFRVSYYLQAEGFTIVPVRPGVNDVLGETAYPTLADVPGSVDLVDVFRRAEEVGAVVDAAIANGARGVWIQSGIINEEAAARARDAGLFVVMDRCLMVEHARLLG
- a CDS encoding adenosylmethionine--8-amino-7-oxononanoate transaminase: MANSDLLARSLAAVWHPCTQMKRHEALPLIPITRGDGAWLVDADGRRYLDAVSSWWVNLFGHGEPRIKAAIKAQLDELEHVMLAGFTHEPVVRLSERLGALTGLGHAFYGSDGASAVEIALKMAAHYWRNVGHPAKHRFVYLEGSYHGETAGALAVTDVPVFRDAYAPLIGQHFVAPSPDPRRALPGESADDVADRAASRLDHLLARHHGEIAALIIEPLVQGAAGMAMHSPRYLQLVRAACDRHQVLLIADEIAVGFGRSGTMFASQGAGIQPDLICLSKGITGGFLPLACVLSSDALYRAFYHDDVSRGFLHSHSYTGNPLACAAANAVLDIFESDDVINANRARAERWDPLFDPLRAHPNVVHFRRTGMIWAFDVRGAGDGFAQRYFAAALEQGLLVRPIGDTVYFMPPYVLSDDEARLLTDGALAALDAALATAGHTQDLPLA
- a CDS encoding sigma-70 family RNA polymerase sigma factor; the encoded protein is MNQCSDWADRSYLAGLRRDLLRFARLQLRDNAAAEDAVQEALAAAWLQAGEFAGQSAHKTWVFGILRHKIIDVLRQRRRLVNLADLDADDAALDLLLFDAGGHWDKPLRPQAWPDPQTLLAQRQFWRLFEACLEHLPEQYGRVFMAREFLGLEMGELCAEFDISANHGSVLLYRARLRLRTCLAEKGFSGDDDHGQL
- a CDS encoding DoxX family protein; translation: MDWLGKLGRCYCRSEVLIARLAPLFALAARFYVAKAFFLSGLTKLRDWDTTLLLFTEEYQVPLLAPAVAAPLATAGELVLPVLLVLGLFGRFAAAGLFVVNAMAVISYPGLEAVALKDHVLWGVLLGYLLIHGCGPWSLDRFWQRDRA